The Reinekea forsetii genome contains the following window.
ACGTTCATCCGCCCTGGGGCTTGGAAGAAGGTGGTATTAAAGGTGCGTAAGCCGTGCTGAATATCTTCAAGGCGCTTGTTCAGGCTAAAGGCCAGGGCCGCGGCGAACATGGCATTTTGCACGTTATGAGTCGCCTTTCCCTCGAGCGTGGCCGGAATCAGATGGGTCCACAACAGCGGAATGTGCACGCCCTTGTCAAAAATAGTAATCATCTCGCCATTGATGCCCCGTTCCAACACCACCGCCCGGCCACCGGCCCGGATGTGCTCGCGCACTAGGCTGTGGCCGGAATTCATGGTGACGTAGCAGATGTTTTTAGCCTTCACATAGGCCGACATCTTAACGCATTCCAGATCGTCGGCATTGAGAATGGCAGTATCGGTCGCCACTTCGACCACGACGCGCTTAATCTCGGCCAGTTGGCTGACGGTATCGATACCCTTGAGGCCCAGATGGTCTTCCTGGACATTTAAACAAGCCGACACATCGGTCTCACGATAGCCCAAGCCGGCGCGTAAAATACCGCCGCGCGCCGTTTCCAGTACGGCAATGTCAACTAGGGGATCGCGCAGCACCATTTGCGAAGACACCGGCCCGGTCATATCGCCCTTGACCGACAGACGGCCGTCGACATACACGCCGTCGGTCGAGGTCATGCCCACTATATGACCCGCGGTTTTCAGAATATGGGACAGCATGCGTGAGGTGGTGGTTTTACCATTGGTACCGGTAATACCGGCAATGGGGATGCGCGCCGGCTCGCCGACTGGGAACAACATGTCCAAGACCTTGCCAGCTACATCGCGCGGCTGCCCTTCGCTCGGGGCCACGTGCATGCGGAATCCGGGTGCGGCATTGACTTCAACAATACCGCCCCCGACGTCCTTATAGGATTGGGTAATATCGGAGGTCAAAAAATCGACCCCGCCTATATCGAGCCCGACGGCGCTGATCGCCCGTTCGGCCATGGCCCGGTTATCGGGGTGCACGACATCAGTAAGGTCGATCGCGGTGCCGCCGGTCGATAGGTTCGCGGTGGCACGCAGATAGAACAGTTCGCCCTGGGCTAAGACGGTATCGGCGGTATAGTCGGCTTCACCCAGCAACCTCAGGGCTTGGGCATCCAGCTCCAGGCGCGTGAGCACCTTTTCATGGCCCACGCCCCGACGTGGATCTTCATTGACTCGGTCGATCAGGCTGGCAACCGAACTGACGCCATCGCCGATCACATGGCCGGGGACTCGCTTGGCCACGGCGACCAGCTCGCCATTGACCACCAGCATGCGATGGTCCAGACCGGTCAAGAACGACTCCACTAAAACGGCCTTACCGGTGCCAAACTCACGTGCGTAATCAAAGGCGGTCACGACCATCTCGGGGGTGGTCAGATTAATCGACACGCCACGGCCATGATTGGCATTGAGGGGCTTAACCACCACCGGGAAGCCGATGGTTTTGGCCGCAGACAGCGCCTTCTCTTGTGAATAGACCAGGCGTTGTTGGGGTAATGGCAGGCCCAGGCTGTTGAGCAAGTTATGGGTTTCTTCCTTGTCACAGGAAATTTCCACGGCGATATGCTTGGTCATGCTGGTAATGGTGGCCTGAATCCGTTGCTGATACTTGCCGTGCCCGAATTGCACCAGACTGTATTCATTAAGGCGTAACCACGGGATGTTGCGCGCCTCGGCGGCATTGACCAGCGCCTGGGTGCTGGGGCCAAACTCCTTGCGCTGAGCAAAGCGGATAAAGTCGGCCAGTTCTTGCTCAAAATCAAAATCGTCATCGACTCGGCTGTTCAATTGGCCTTGAATTTCAGCCGGCATCAGCGAAATCAACAGTTGGCGCGCCAGATCGGATGCGGCCAGGCCGACATCCTTTTGGTGATACTCATACACCATGTTGTAGTGACCGACCGCGCCCGCGCCGCGGGTCCGCCCAAAGCTGACTTTGTTGCCGCCCATGCACTGCAGCTCCAAGGTCACATGTTCCCAAATATGGGCGATCCAGGTGCCTTCATCTTCTTTCAGGCGGCGAATAAAGCCACCGGGCACGCCATAGGAACAACCGTGGTCATCGAGGCCCGGTAAGGCGGCCACGAGGCCATCGATAAAGGCCTCACCCAACTTGACTGAGGGGTAGTCTTCCAATATCCCCAGATCCACAACTCGACGGATGACCGGGAAGTGCGCGTAAACGCTGGGACCGACATAGACATTGGAAGAAACATACTTCATTGGGCATTTCCTATTTAAATTTAAGTTCGAACTTGAGCAGCAAGGCGCGCCGTCAACTCAAATGGATTTCATAGGTCAGTGGCATCTGAACATCAACCGACTCACTTCGGAAAGGCTTCTCGGGTATTTAAATCGAACTTTGCGCCGCTGCTCAGCATATGCAGGGTGAGACCAATCAGGGTGATGGCTTCGCCGATACGGGCGTCAGCCATCGAACTGTGTTTTAGACCCGAAGGATCCACTACCGTGATGCTGCCGCTGCCGACTACTTCGAGCATATCATCCGGCCCGATAAAGGCCGCTGTATCTTCACAAATACCCAAGCCCGATGCAAATGGGTTATAGGACACGGCGGAGAGCAAGCGCCCTAACCGATTGCGCTGACTGAAATGCTGATCCAACAGCACCTTATTGATCAGCCCCAAGCCCGGTGCAAAGGTCACGCCCTGTTCATTGGGCAAGGCGCCTGTAGGTCCTCCGGCGATCATATGCTCGGGCATAATGGCCGCTCCGGCCGAGGTGCCCGCCACATGCACACCGCCAGCATTGAGTTTACGGATCGCTTGCGCAACCGGCGTACCGCCAATAATGGTGGACAGGCGCAGTTGGTTACCGCCGGTGATAAAGATGCCAGTCGCCTGTTGCAGCAGCTCAAGATAGTCTGCCCGAGCGGCATCGTCGCGTGAGCTAATGGCCAAGGACACAGCCTGGTGAGCGCCTAACTCGAGAAATACCTGCTCGTAGTTGGCACCGGTATCCGCCAGCTTAGACGCGGTTGGAATGATGACGATCACGGCCGCTTTGCCGCCGCTTAATTCTACAAAACGTTTCAGTATTGCCGGATCACTTTTGCGTTCTTCTGCCCCCCCAATTGGAATAACAAAGCCTCTTGTTACGCCGTCAACTACCTTTGCTGGACACATATGAACCTCAGATGGATCTCGAATGGAAAGTGCTAATTTTTACAGCTAATTCAAGCATTTATGCCATATTCCCAAGGTCATTACACCCGTTATTTAGCAAATTGCATGCTAAAGCACCAATAGGCTGGTATTTATGTTAACAATTGAGAATTTACCCGCCACAGCGGGCAAAACCGGTCTGACGGTCATCGCTTGCTGCCGCCCTACCCGACCAGGCCCAGAACCGACCGCGCCAATGCTTCAATGTCGCGGCGCTGGGGCCGAGCGGCCTGGGTCAAATGGTCTGGATAAAGCAGCGGCACTTCAGCCGAGCACACTCGCCGAATCGGCGCATGCAGATCTGGCCAACAATGTTCGACCAGTTGGACACAGATTTCCGCGGCAAAGCTGCCGGTCTTCCAGCTCTCATCGACCAGGGCCGCCCGATGGGTTTTGCGCACCGACTTAAACAGGGTCTCACTGTCCAGAGGTCGCAGACAGCGCAGATCGATGACCTCGATGGACTTATTGTCGCTCGCCTGCAGCCGGTCGGCGACGGCGAGGGCCTCGTCTAAATAGGCGCTGTAAGCGATCAGC
Protein-coding sequences here:
- the cphA gene encoding cyanophycin synthetase — encoded protein: MKYVSSNVYVGPSVYAHFPVIRRVVDLGILEDYPSVKLGEAFIDGLVAALPGLDDHGCSYGVPGGFIRRLKEDEGTWIAHIWEHVTLELQCMGGNKVSFGRTRGAGAVGHYNMVYEYHQKDVGLAASDLARQLLISLMPAEIQGQLNSRVDDDFDFEQELADFIRFAQRKEFGPSTQALVNAAEARNIPWLRLNEYSLVQFGHGKYQQRIQATITSMTKHIAVEISCDKEETHNLLNSLGLPLPQQRLVYSQEKALSAAKTIGFPVVVKPLNANHGRGVSINLTTPEMVVTAFDYAREFGTGKAVLVESFLTGLDHRMLVVNGELVAVAKRVPGHVIGDGVSSVASLIDRVNEDPRRGVGHEKVLTRLELDAQALRLLGEADYTADTVLAQGELFYLRATANLSTGGTAIDLTDVVHPDNRAMAERAISAVGLDIGGVDFLTSDITQSYKDVGGGIVEVNAAPGFRMHVAPSEGQPRDVAGKVLDMLFPVGEPARIPIAGITGTNGKTTTSRMLSHILKTAGHIVGMTSTDGVYVDGRLSVKGDMTGPVSSQMVLRDPLVDIAVLETARGGILRAGLGYRETDVSACLNVQEDHLGLKGIDTVSQLAEIKRVVVEVATDTAILNADDLECVKMSAYVKAKNICYVTMNSGHSLVREHIRAGGRAVVLERGINGEMITIFDKGVHIPLLWTHLIPATLEGKATHNVQNAMFAAALAFSLNKRLEDIQHGLRTFNTTFFQAPGRMNVFDEHPFRVILDYAHNADGVRSMSELASKLDVDGKRIVVIAGPGDRRDADLVNISRAAAGHFDLYICKADDNRRGRGDDEVPQMIARALIEQGVQPEQILVIADEVDAIDKALNLADHGDLVMVFGDAITRCWKQIIQFNNVTGGQSTTPTKAPQSLVSMLDAEEPDTFVLQPGMTIVKDERGVRVAFDTEEGSD
- a CDS encoding cyanophycinase, whose translation is MCPAKVVDGVTRGFVIPIGGAEERKSDPAILKRFVELSGGKAAVIVIIPTASKLADTGANYEQVFLELGAHQAVSLAISSRDDAARADYLELLQQATGIFITGGNQLRLSTIIGGTPVAQAIRKLNAGGVHVAGTSAGAAIMPEHMIAGGPTGALPNEQGVTFAPGLGLINKVLLDQHFSQRNRLGRLLSAVSYNPFASGLGICEDTAAFIGPDDMLEVVGSGSITVVDPSGLKHSSMADARIGEAITLIGLTLHMLSSGAKFDLNTREAFPK